From the Deinococcus sp. YIM 134068 genome, one window contains:
- a CDS encoding VOC family protein, which yields MRALETCLYVDDLEAAEAFYSGVLGLTLSGKVAGRHLFYRLDDSMLLIFDPALSGQPGDVPPHAGKPGGHACLAIGRQETDAWQTRLEGHGLTVTRYAWGSRGESLYFTDPAGNVLELAPPSIWGLE from the coding sequence ATGCGCGCCCTCGAGACCTGCCTGTACGTGGACGATCTGGAGGCCGCCGAGGCGTTCTACTCGGGCGTGCTTGGGCTGACGCTCTCCGGCAAGGTGGCCGGGCGGCATCTCTTCTACCGGCTGGACGACTCCATGCTCCTGATCTTCGACCCGGCGCTGAGCGGGCAGCCGGGCGACGTGCCGCCTCACGCGGGCAAGCCGGGCGGCCACGCCTGCCTCGCCATCGGTCGTCAGGAGACAGACGCCTGGCAGACGCGACTGGAGGGGCACGGCCTGACCGTCACCCGTTACGCCTGGGGCAGCCGGGGCGAGAGCCTGTACTTCACGGACCCGGCGGGCAACGTGCTGGAATTGGCACCGCCGAGCATCTGGGGGCTGGAATGA
- a CDS encoding HpcH/HpaI aldolase/citrate lyase family protein, producing the protein MSVRPLRSVLYVPGDKPRAIEKARTLGADAVILDLEDAVAPEHKDAARENVRAALGTRWPMLVLVRVNGLGTPWEHADREMSLTAGAAGLVLPKVEDARVVRDLSLGLPLWPMIETPLGVLRAAEIAAVPGVAGLLVGANDLARALRTRSHPDRLPLLHALSAVVLAARAHSKLSLDAVYNDVRDPDGFARECAQGRTLGFAGKTVIHPDQIAPTNAAYGVTDAEAEEARALLTVWEQARQEGKSVTTHRGSLVEGMHADEARETLALWEEQG; encoded by the coding sequence GTGAGCGTTAGGCCCCTGCGTTCGGTGCTGTACGTGCCGGGCGACAAGCCGCGCGCCATCGAGAAGGCCCGCACGCTCGGCGCGGACGCGGTGATTCTGGACCTGGAGGACGCGGTGGCCCCCGAACACAAGGACGCGGCGCGGGAGAACGTGCGCGCGGCGCTGGGGACCCGCTGGCCCATGCTCGTCCTCGTGCGGGTGAACGGGCTGGGCACCCCCTGGGAACACGCCGACCGCGAGATGAGCCTGACGGCGGGCGCGGCGGGCCTCGTGCTGCCGAAGGTGGAGGACGCCCGCGTGGTGCGCGACCTCAGCCTCGGCCTCCCCCTGTGGCCGATGATCGAGACGCCCCTCGGCGTGCTGCGTGCCGCTGAGATCGCCGCCGTGCCGGGCGTTGCGGGTCTGCTGGTGGGCGCGAACGACCTCGCCCGCGCGTTGCGGACCCGATCACATCCCGACCGCCTGCCCCTCCTCCACGCGCTCTCGGCGGTGGTGCTGGCCGCCCGCGCCCACAGCAAGCTGTCCCTCGATGCTGTCTATAACGACGTGCGCGACCCGGACGGCTTCGCCCGCGAGTGCGCGCAGGGCCGGACGCTCGGTTTCGCGGGGAAGACGGTCATTCACCCCGACCAGATCGCTCCCACCAACGCCGCCTATGGCGTAACCGACGCGGAGGCCGAGGAAGCCCGCGCGCTGCTGACGGTGTGGGAACAGGCCCGCCAGGAGGGGAAGAGCGTGACCACCCACCGGGGTTCCCTGGTGGAGGGGATGCACGCGGACGAGGCGCGGGAGACGCTGGCGCTGTGGGAGGAGCAGGGGTAG
- a CDS encoding pseudouridine-5'-phosphate glycosidase → MPTSLPLRPEIARLMDVHPEVAAALIEGGPVVALESTIISHGMPYPQNVEMARGVEAVVRENGAVPATIAVLGGRLKVGLTPDELELLATDRNVQKISTRDLPVTVALGRHGATTVASTMRIASLAGIRVFATGGTGGVHRGAGESMDISADLTELARTDVCVVSAGVKSILDIGLTLEVLETQGVPAITLGSEEFPAFYSRQSGFASPLTVRTEVEAARVLHAKWSLGLSGGVLLANPIPEGAEIPTAEITPHIEQALADMDALGLTGKATTPYLLGRIVEITGGRSLTANIALVRHNAAVAARVAAEYAALQG, encoded by the coding sequence ATGCCCACCTCCCTCCCCCTCCGCCCTGAAATTGCCCGCCTCATGGACGTTCACCCTGAAGTTGCCGCCGCCCTCATTGAAGGTGGTCCAGTCGTCGCGCTGGAAAGCACCATCATCAGCCACGGGATGCCGTACCCGCAGAACGTGGAGATGGCGCGCGGCGTGGAGGCCGTCGTGCGGGAGAACGGGGCCGTGCCCGCGACGATTGCGGTGCTCGGCGGTCGGCTGAAGGTGGGCCTCACACCCGACGAGTTGGAACTCCTCGCCACCGACAGGAACGTTCAGAAGATCAGCACCCGCGACCTGCCCGTGACGGTCGCGCTCGGCAGGCACGGGGCGACGACGGTGGCGAGCACGATGCGAATCGCGTCGCTGGCGGGCATCCGCGTTTTTGCCACCGGGGGCACGGGCGGCGTCCACCGGGGCGCGGGCGAGAGCATGGATATCAGCGCCGACCTCACCGAACTCGCGCGGACGGACGTTTGTGTGGTCAGCGCCGGGGTCAAGAGCATCCTCGACATCGGCCTCACGCTGGAGGTGCTGGAGACGCAGGGCGTTCCCGCAATCACGCTCGGCTCGGAGGAGTTTCCCGCCTTCTACTCGCGCCAGAGCGGTTTCGCTTCTCCTTTGACTGTTCGGACGGAAGTCGAGGCGGCCCGCGTCCTGCACGCCAAATGGTCGCTCGGCCTGTCGGGTGGCGTCCTCCTCGCCAACCCGATTCCGGAAGGGGCCGAGATTCCCACCGCCGAGATCACCCCGCACATCGAGCAGGCGCTCGCCGACATGGACGCGCTGGGGCTGACGGGCAAGGCGACGACGCCCTATCTGCTGGGCCGGATCGTGGAGATCACGGGTGGGCGCAGCCTGACGGCCAACATCGCCCTCGTGCGGCACAACGCGGCGGTGGCGGCGCGGGTGGCGGCGGAGTATGCGGCGCTGCAAGGCTGA
- a CDS encoding beta strand repeat-containing protein has product MNQRITSTTRPTLTLSAVSLALLLAGCGGGGTAGTPVSSLADSGPGSLREVLAAAQDGDTLRFTAQGTVALTSALTVGKDVTLLTGGVTLDAGGTGRVLEVAGGATVTVKGGTLTGGVGQPIEVAATASRATSQALSQATWGGIVINRGELTLDGTTVTGGRAMNGGGIYNDAGANLTLRNVTLTANEAFIPTPDLENESTGSGGAIANRGTLTVESGTFRGNTAYSTGGVLRNTGTLTVQDGLFEDNACTAPVTAGGSGGCAGGVALLGGSGTSTLRGGTFRDNTATRGGGVLFLSNANVTVTVEGGSFEGNRVTGGTDSGGGAVLSLGRLTVGGGTFRGNTALSGGAFNISGGGTLQLTGGTVEGNTASEYGGGIGVHNAQGALTLGGTAVVRGNRAGIAAGGIDVSGATLTMTGGTVEGNSAGQEGGGITVGNGSVSTISGGVIRGNDGGERGGGLRVYSSGTVTMTGGEVSGNTARTGAGLNISAPTTANPGGTFTLSGGTLSGNTATNGSGGGIYNGAFLTLEGGSVTGNSSTAPGGGIRNRAGASFTRTGGDVSGNTPNDLTSD; this is encoded by the coding sequence ATGAACCAGCGCATCACGTCCACCACACGTCCCACCCTGACCCTGAGCGCCGTGTCGCTCGCCCTGCTGCTCGCCGGGTGTGGGGGAGGCGGCACGGCGGGCACGCCCGTTTCCAGTCTCGCCGACAGCGGGCCGGGCAGCCTCCGTGAAGTCCTCGCCGCCGCGCAGGACGGCGACACGCTCCGCTTCACGGCGCAGGGGACGGTCGCGCTCACCAGCGCCCTGACGGTGGGGAAGGACGTGACGCTCCTCACGGGCGGGGTGACACTGGACGCGGGCGGCACCGGGCGCGTGCTGGAGGTGGCGGGCGGCGCGACCGTGACCGTGAAGGGCGGCACCCTGACGGGCGGGGTGGGGCAACCCATCGAGGTCGCGGCCACCGCCAGCCGGGCCACCAGCCAGGCGCTCTCCCAGGCCACCTGGGGCGGCATCGTCATCAACCGGGGCGAGCTGACCCTGGACGGGACCACCGTGACGGGCGGACGGGCCATGAACGGTGGCGGCATCTACAACGACGCCGGGGCCAACCTCACGCTGCGGAACGTCACGCTGACGGCCAACGAGGCGTTCATCCCCACCCCCGACCTGGAGAACGAGAGCACGGGGTCCGGCGGGGCCATCGCCAACCGGGGCACGCTGACGGTCGAGAGCGGCACCTTCCGGGGCAACACGGCCTACTCCACGGGCGGCGTCCTTCGCAACACCGGCACGCTGACCGTCCAGGACGGGTTGTTCGAGGACAACGCCTGCACCGCTCCCGTCACGGCGGGGGGGAGCGGGGGCTGTGCCGGGGGCGTGGCCCTGCTGGGGGGCAGCGGCACCTCGACCCTGCGGGGCGGCACGTTCAGGGACAACACCGCCACCCGTGGCGGAGGGGTCCTCTTCCTGTCCAACGCGAACGTCACCGTCACGGTCGAGGGCGGCTCCTTCGAGGGCAACCGCGTCACCGGCGGGACCGACAGCGGTGGGGGCGCGGTGCTGAGCCTCGGCAGGTTGACGGTCGGCGGCGGCACCTTCCGGGGCAACACGGCCCTGTCCGGCGGGGCCTTCAACATCAGCGGCGGCGGCACCCTCCAGCTCACGGGCGGCACGGTCGAGGGGAACACGGCCAGCGAGTACGGCGGCGGCATCGGCGTCCACAACGCGCAGGGGGCCTTGACCCTCGGCGGCACGGCGGTCGTGCGCGGCAACCGGGCGGGGATCGCGGCGGGCGGCATCGACGTGTCGGGCGCGACCCTCACGATGACGGGCGGCACGGTGGAGGGCAACAGCGCCGGGCAGGAGGGCGGCGGCATCACGGTGGGGAACGGTAGCGTGAGCACGATCAGCGGCGGCGTCATCCGGGGCAACGACGGCGGCGAGCGCGGGGGCGGCCTGCGGGTGTACTCCTCCGGCACCGTCACGATGACGGGCGGCGAGGTGAGCGGCAACACCGCCAGGACAGGCGCGGGCCTGAACATCAGCGCCCCCACCACGGCCAACCCCGGCGGCACCTTCACCCTCTCCGGCGGCACCCTCAGCGGCAACACGGCCACGAACGGGAGCGGCGGCGGTATCTACAACGGGGCCTTCCTCACCCTGGAGGGCGGCAGCGTCACGGGCAACAGCAGCACCGCGCCGGGCGGCGGCATCCGCAACCGCGCCGGGGCCTCCTTCACCCGCACGGGCGGCGACGTGAGCGGCAACACGCCGAACGACCTCACGAGCGACTGA
- a CDS encoding carbohydrate kinase family protein, whose product MPAPDPPHILVVGGANVDIKARTLSPIVLATSNPGTTTQRPGGVARNVAENLARLGVSTRLITAIGRDALGELLLSETATAGVDVRAVLQVDAPTGTYTAVLDSRGELLVAVAAMDVLDTLTPSALDERLNLMHGAAWVVADGNLSAETLTHLLLRAREAGVPVAFEPVSVPKAARLLPALAAGMVPNTVTPNVAELSALVGRDVPNTPGALREAADELHALGIHTVWIRRGARGSLLSTPEEAHELPAQPARVADVTGAGDAMLAAYLAALLAGHSPREAARHGHAAAALTVESEYAVSPTLSPAALRSRLG is encoded by the coding sequence ATGCCCGCCCCCGACCCTCCCCACATCCTCGTCGTCGGCGGCGCGAACGTAGACATCAAGGCCCGCACCCTCTCCCCCATCGTCCTTGCGACAAGCAACCCCGGCACGACCACGCAGAGGCCGGGCGGCGTGGCCCGCAACGTGGCCGAGAATCTGGCCCGTCTCGGCGTAAGCACGCGGCTCATCACGGCGATTGGGCGCGATGCCCTCGGCGAACTGCTGCTGAGCGAGACGGCGACGGCGGGCGTGGATGTTCGGGCCGTTCTCCAGGTGGACGCCCCGACGGGCACCTACACGGCGGTTCTCGACAGCCGGGGTGAACTCCTCGTGGCCGTGGCGGCGATGGACGTGCTCGACACCCTGACCCCCTCTGCGTTGGACGAACGCCTGAACCTTATGCACGGCGCAGCTTGGGTCGTGGCGGACGGGAACCTGAGCGCCGAGACGCTGACCCACCTGCTCCTGCGGGCGCGGGAGGCGGGCGTCCCCGTTGCCTTCGAGCCGGTGAGTGTGCCGAAGGCCGCGCGCCTCCTTCCGGCCCTCGCGGCGGGCATGGTGCCGAACACGGTCACGCCGAACGTGGCGGAACTGAGCGCCCTCGTAGGCCGGGACGTGCCGAATACACCGGGTGCCCTGCGCGAGGCGGCGGACGAGCTTCACGCCCTCGGCATCCACACCGTCTGGATTCGCCGGGGTGCGCGCGGCAGCCTCCTGTCCACCCCCGAGGAAGCGCACGAACTCCCCGCCCAGCCCGCCCGCGTCGCCGATGTGACGGGCGCGGGGGACGCCATGCTCGCCGCCTACCTCGCCGCCCTCCTCGCCGGGCACTCTCCGAGAGAAGCCGCCCGCCACGGCCACGCCGCCGCCGCCCTGACAGTGGAGAGCGAGTACGCCGTCTCCCCTACCCTGAGTCCCGCCGCGCTCCGCTCACGCCTCGGTTGA
- a CDS encoding RecQ family ATP-dependent DNA helicase yields the protein MPKRIRVQLPEPNPTEPNEPEPVTPEPVTPPRRAASSASEAKAAPEPAPPPAPNLDAPAPRPTRDLRRAQKIAQEVFGYDQLHPAQKEAIASVLKGRDTLAIMPTGSGKSAIYQVAALSLGGPTVVVSPLIALQRDQVEALEESAPGQAALVNSTLKPAEREEVLSAFGEGEVEFLFLAPEQLASEETLARLREASPSLFVVDEAHCVSEWGHSFRPEYLRLGAAVEALGHPTVLALTATAAPPVRAEIVERLGMRDPQVFVRGFDRPNIRLGVEVFADAGAKCAALVAAVVEAEGPGIVYAATRKAAEKCAWDLTERGVRAAAYHAGMTAAARDEVQSAFMADEVEVIVATTAFGMGIDKPNVRFVHHLDLPGSVDAYYQEIGRAGRDGGWARATLFYTPGDLRLRRFFAGSALLDADQVEQVLRAVEDHEGPVDPAELQGETGLSQTRLLSAVSRLEEVGALEVLPSGEVMATDGTTAPEAVAQAAQAQEHRRAYDRSRLEMMRGYAETGGCRREYLLNYFGEGYPAPCGTCDRCAAGDVRAAGDGADLPFALGTRVAHATFGEGQVMRYEGDKVTVLFDGPGYQTLALGFVLENGLLEPVQI from the coding sequence ATGCCCAAACGTATCCGGGTGCAGCTCCCCGAGCCGAACCCCACCGAACCGAACGAACCCGAACCCGTCACCCCCGAGCCGGTCACGCCCCCGCGCCGCGCCGCGTCATCCGCGTCGGAGGCGAAGGCCGCCCCTGAACCCGCGCCGCCCCCGGCCCCCAACCTGGACGCCCCCGCGCCCCGCCCGACCAGAGACCTGCGGCGGGCACAGAAGATCGCTCAGGAAGTCTTCGGCTACGACCAGCTTCACCCCGCGCAGAAGGAGGCCATCGCGTCGGTGCTGAAGGGCCGGGATACCCTCGCCATCATGCCGACGGGCAGCGGCAAATCGGCCATCTATCAAGTCGCGGCGCTGTCGCTCGGCGGGCCGACGGTCGTGGTCTCGCCCCTGATCGCCCTGCAACGGGATCAGGTGGAGGCGCTGGAGGAGAGTGCGCCCGGTCAGGCGGCCCTGGTCAATTCCACATTGAAGCCCGCCGAGCGCGAGGAGGTGCTGAGCGCCTTCGGGGAGGGCGAGGTGGAGTTCCTCTTCCTCGCGCCCGAGCAACTGGCGAGCGAGGAAACGCTGGCGCGGCTGCGGGAGGCCTCCCCCTCCCTGTTCGTGGTGGACGAGGCCCACTGCGTCTCGGAGTGGGGGCACAGCTTCCGGCCCGAGTACCTGCGGCTGGGGGCGGCGGTGGAGGCGCTGGGGCACCCGACCGTCCTCGCGCTGACCGCGACCGCCGCCCCGCCCGTGCGCGCGGAGATCGTGGAGCGGCTGGGGATGCGCGACCCGCAGGTCTTCGTGCGTGGCTTCGACCGCCCGAACATCCGGCTGGGGGTGGAGGTCTTCGCGGACGCGGGGGCCAAGTGCGCGGCTCTGGTCGCGGCGGTGGTGGAGGCCGAGGGGCCGGGCATCGTCTACGCGGCGACCCGCAAGGCAGCGGAGAAATGCGCGTGGGACCTCACGGAGCGTGGGGTGCGCGCGGCGGCCTACCACGCCGGAATGACGGCGGCGGCCCGCGACGAGGTGCAGTCGGCCTTCATGGCGGACGAGGTGGAGGTGATCGTGGCGACCACCGCCTTCGGCATGGGCATCGACAAGCCGAACGTGCGCTTCGTGCATCACCTCGACCTGCCCGGCTCGGTGGACGCCTACTACCAGGAGATCGGGCGGGCGGGCCGCGACGGCGGGTGGGCGCGGGCCACCCTCTTCTACACGCCGGGCGACCTGCGGTTGCGCCGCTTCTTCGCGGGGAGTGCCCTGCTGGACGCCGATCAGGTCGAACAGGTCCTGCGCGCGGTGGAGGACCACGAGGGGCCGGTGGACCCCGCCGAGTTGCAAGGTGAGACCGGCCTCTCGCAGACCCGCCTGCTGAGCGCCGTGAGCCGTCTGGAGGAGGTCGGGGCGCTGGAGGTGCTGCCGAGCGGCGAGGTGATGGCGACCGATGGGACGACTGCGCCGGAGGCGGTCGCGCAGGCGGCGCAGGCGCAGGAACACCGCCGGGCCTACGACCGCTCGCGGCTGGAGATGATGCGCGGTTACGCCGAGACGGGGGGCTGCCGCCGCGAGTATCTGCTCAACTACTTCGGGGAGGGCTACCCCGCCCCCTGCGGCACCTGCGACCGCTGCGCTGCCGGAGACGTGCGGGCGGCGGGCGACGGGGCCGACCTGCCCTTCGCCCTCGGCACCCGCGTCGCCCACGCCACCTTCGGCGAGGGTCAGGTCATGCGCTACGAGGGCGACAAGGTGACGGTCCTCTTCGACGGGCCGGGGTATCAGACGCTGGCGCTGGGCTTCGTGCTGGAGAACGGGCTGCTGGAGCCGGTTCAGATTTAA
- a CDS encoding DUF2795 domain-containing protein: protein MSYPASKQDPVAATGENDADDNVRSMLDALPDEEDETPAAVNKGLGGMNDEEGQERRGERSRSTGGPSPFS, encoded by the coding sequence GTGAGCTACCCGGCGAGCAAGCAGGACCCCGTGGCCGCCACCGGGGAGAACGATGCCGACGACAACGTGCGCTCCATGCTGGACGCCCTGCCCGACGAGGAGGACGAGACGCCCGCCGCCGTCAACAAGGGGCTGGGAGGCATGAACGACGAGGAGGGGCAGGAAAGAAGAGGGGAGAGGTCACGCTCGACTGGCGGCCCCTCCCCCTTCTCCTGA
- a CDS encoding RIO1 family regulatory kinase/ATPase domain-containing protein, with translation MSARWLEDELSGEGARPERRQKHKTKKPLGRRRLSALTAEEGSEQDDTIRRLVDLGHITEVVAELKSGKEATAYVARGPRGSVLVKLYRELEARSFKRDGVYREGQVILDARAKRAMEGRSKRGLEMLQAGWVAAEYAHLWHLWNAGLSVPEPLVGPSPYDYTQTTPAVLMRLISTEDAPAPRLSEAVLTPSAARSAWNQALDGMAHLLRLGYAHGDYSTYNLLWWENTVIIIDFPQLTTRQNPNFGDLLRRDAESLATSFRKHGVVENGEATLREVQRRALGPAPVARVVLP, from the coding sequence TTGAGCGCCCGCTGGCTGGAAGACGAACTCTCTGGCGAGGGTGCCCGCCCGGAGCGCCGCCAGAAGCACAAGACCAAAAAGCCGCTGGGCCGCCGTCGCCTCTCCGCCCTGACCGCCGAGGAGGGCAGCGAGCAGGACGACACCATCCGCCGCCTCGTGGACCTGGGGCACATCACCGAGGTCGTCGCCGAACTCAAGAGCGGCAAGGAGGCCACGGCCTATGTGGCGCGCGGGCCGAGGGGCAGCGTCCTCGTCAAGCTCTACCGCGAATTGGAGGCCCGGTCGTTCAAGCGCGACGGCGTGTACCGCGAGGGGCAGGTCATCCTCGACGCGCGGGCGAAGCGGGCGATGGAGGGCCGCAGCAAACGGGGCCTGGAGATGCTTCAGGCGGGCTGGGTCGCCGCCGAGTACGCGCACCTGTGGCACCTGTGGAACGCTGGCCTCAGCGTCCCCGAACCCCTCGTCGGCCCCAGCCCCTACGACTACACGCAGACGACCCCCGCCGTGCTGATGCGGCTGATCAGCACCGAGGACGCCCCCGCCCCCCGCCTGAGCGAGGCCGTCCTCACGCCTTCAGCGGCCCGGAGCGCCTGGAATCAAGCTCTGGACGGCATGGCCCACCTGCTTCGGCTGGGCTACGCGCACGGCGACTACAGCACCTACAACCTCCTGTGGTGGGAGAACACCGTGATCATCATCGACTTTCCCCAACTGACCACCCGGCAGAACCCCAACTTCGGGGACCTGCTCCGCCGCGACGCCGAGAGCCTGGCGACGAGCTTTCGCAAGCACGGCGTCGTTGAAAACGGCGAGGCCACCTTGCGCGAGGTGCAGCGGCGGGCGCTGGGACCGGCCCCGGTGGCGCGGGTGGTGCTGCCTTAA
- a CDS encoding aldo/keto reductase family protein translates to MDYRNLGRSGLKVSEVSLGGWVTFGQTVNDDRMVRDIVMKAYEEGVNFFDQADVYARGRSEELMGAVLRELPRHTLVISSKVFWPMSDDVNDRGLSRKHVLESIDKTLKRLGTDYLDIYFAHRHDETVPMEEIVMAFDQVIRDGKALYWGTSMWPAARIAQAVEFARAHGLHAPVTEQPEYSMLRRDRVEKEILPYTAEAGVGLVVWSPLAMGLLTGKYDEGRPEGARLSDNENWGKNFLTEENIGKVRDLRPIADELGITRAQLALAWILRQKGVSSVITGATRVEQIEDTVKATGVKLSEDVLGRIDEILTR, encoded by the coding sequence ATGGACTACCGGAATCTCGGCAGGAGCGGCCTCAAGGTCTCGGAGGTGTCGCTGGGCGGGTGGGTCACGTTCGGGCAGACCGTGAACGACGACCGCATGGTGCGCGACATCGTGATGAAGGCCTACGAGGAGGGCGTGAACTTCTTCGATCAGGCCGACGTGTACGCGCGGGGCCGCTCCGAGGAGCTGATGGGTGCCGTGCTGCGCGAGCTGCCTCGCCACACGCTCGTCATCTCGTCGAAGGTCTTCTGGCCGATGAGCGACGACGTGAACGACCGGGGACTCTCGCGCAAGCACGTGCTGGAGAGCATCGACAAGACATTGAAACGCCTGGGCACCGACTACCTCGACATCTACTTCGCCCACCGCCACGACGAGACGGTGCCGATGGAGGAGATCGTCATGGCCTTCGATCAGGTCATCCGCGACGGCAAGGCGCTGTACTGGGGAACTTCCATGTGGCCCGCCGCGCGCATCGCCCAGGCCGTCGAGTTCGCCAGGGCGCACGGCCTCCACGCGCCCGTCACCGAGCAGCCCGAATACTCCATGCTCCGGCGCGACCGGGTGGAGAAGGAAATCCTGCCCTACACCGCAGAAGCGGGCGTGGGCCTCGTCGTGTGGAGTCCGCTGGCGATGGGCCTCCTGACCGGCAAGTACGACGAGGGCCGCCCGGAGGGGGCACGCCTGAGCGACAACGAGAACTGGGGCAAGAACTTCCTGACGGAAGAGAACATCGGGAAGGTGCGCGACCTGAGGCCCATCGCCGACGAACTGGGCATCACCCGCGCGCAACTGGCGCTGGCGTGGATTCTGCGCCAGAAGGGCGTGAGCAGCGTCATCACGGGGGCCACGCGGGTAGAGCAGATCGAGGACACCGTGAAGGCGACGGGCGTGAAGCTGAGCGAGGACGTGCTGGGCCGCATCGACGAGATTCTGACGCGCTGA